In Synechococcus sp. UW69, a single genomic region encodes these proteins:
- a CDS encoding Bax inhibitor-1 family protein, protein MPASSNFQEAIRQAQSSALVGPNVVNKALPYVGGGMVLTSIGVIGGLSMMATPLFMPLFWVAVISNLVLFFVAQNVAMKGNNATALPLLSIYSLITGFTLSGLVAFAGAVAGIGAVGTAALATGITFVIASIVGRRMSDSVGQALSGVVGLGLIGLILAMVVQFIGGIFAPTIFHGTSFELMIAGFGTVLFVGAAFVDFYTMPRSYRDDQYLAGALSMYLTYINLFIFILRLIIVLNGGGRRD, encoded by the coding sequence ATGCCAGCAAGCAGCAATTTCCAGGAGGCGATCCGCCAGGCGCAATCCAGCGCCCTTGTCGGGCCCAACGTTGTTAATAAAGCGCTGCCCTACGTCGGTGGCGGCATGGTGCTCACCTCTATCGGGGTGATCGGTGGTCTGTCGATGATGGCCACCCCGCTGTTCATGCCCCTGTTCTGGGTGGCAGTGATCAGCAACCTGGTTCTGTTCTTCGTCGCGCAGAACGTGGCGATGAAGGGGAACAACGCCACAGCCTTGCCGCTGTTGTCGATCTACAGCCTGATTACGGGATTCACCCTGAGTGGTCTCGTGGCTTTCGCTGGAGCCGTCGCCGGTATCGGTGCGGTCGGCACCGCTGCTCTGGCCACCGGCATCACCTTTGTGATTGCGTCGATCGTTGGCCGTCGCATGAGCGATTCCGTCGGTCAGGCCCTCTCCGGCGTGGTTGGCCTCGGCTTGATCGGCCTGATTCTGGCGATGGTCGTCCAGTTCATTGGCGGGATTTTTGCCCCCACCATCTTCCATGGCACCAGCTTTGAGTTGATGATCGCCGGCTTTGGCACCGTGCTGTTCGTTGGCGCTGCTTTCGTCGACTTCTACACGATGCCCCGCTCCTACCGGGATGACCAATACCTGGCAGGTGCCCTGAGCATGTACCTCACCTACATCAACCTGTTCATCTTCATCCTGCGCCTGATCATCGTGCTCAACGGCGGTGGTCGTCGCGATTGA
- a CDS encoding PhoH family protein yields the protein MSDDGERGRFVLDLPDPDAALALAGEAETTLHRLEALTGASMVLRGLQLVITGRPTQIERAAAVVELLRPIWQEGQSVSPVDLQSALGALNTGRGDDHAAMGEQVLAKSQKGNLLRPRTLRQKKYVDAMERHDLTFALGPAGTGKTFLATVLAVRMLTERKVERLILTRPAVEAGERLGFLPGDLQQKVDPYLRPLYDALHSLLGAEKTSVLLEKGVIEVAPLAYMRGRTLSDAFVILDEAQNTTPAQMRMVLTRLGERSRMVVTGDITQVDLPATVQSGLVEASDVLDGVEGVSVCRLTSADVVRHPLVQRVVEAYARRDERKTAKPQRR from the coding sequence GTGTCTGACGACGGCGAACGCGGCCGTTTCGTTCTCGACCTGCCTGATCCCGATGCTGCATTGGCTTTGGCCGGTGAAGCAGAAACAACCCTGCATCGCCTCGAAGCTCTGACAGGAGCCTCCATGGTGTTGCGGGGTCTTCAGTTGGTGATCACCGGGCGGCCGACGCAGATTGAACGGGCCGCTGCGGTTGTGGAACTGCTGCGCCCGATCTGGCAGGAGGGTCAGTCGGTCTCTCCGGTGGATCTTCAATCGGCTCTTGGAGCGCTCAACACCGGCCGCGGCGATGACCATGCCGCCATGGGTGAGCAGGTCTTGGCAAAGAGCCAAAAGGGCAATCTGCTGCGACCGCGCACCCTGCGACAGAAGAAATATGTGGATGCCATGGAGCGCCACGATCTCACCTTTGCGCTCGGGCCTGCGGGCACAGGAAAAACCTTCTTGGCCACCGTTCTTGCTGTTCGGATGCTCACCGAACGCAAGGTGGAGCGTTTGATTCTCACCAGGCCGGCTGTCGAGGCTGGGGAACGGCTGGGGTTCCTGCCGGGCGACCTTCAGCAGAAGGTCGATCCCTATTTGCGCCCGCTCTATGACGCCTTGCATTCCCTTCTTGGAGCCGAGAAAACAAGCGTGCTGTTGGAGAAGGGGGTGATTGAGGTCGCTCCGCTGGCCTACATGCGGGGCCGCACCCTCAGTGATGCCTTTGTGATCCTTGATGAAGCTCAGAACACCACGCCTGCCCAGATGCGCATGGTGCTCACCCGTCTCGGAGAGCGTTCTCGGATGGTGGTGACGGGCGACATCACACAAGTGGATCTTCCAGCCACCGTGCAGAGCGGTCTGGTGGAGGCCTCCGACGTTTTGGATGGTGTGGAAGGCGTGTCTGTCTGTCGTCTCACCTCGGCCGATGTGGTGCGTCACCCTCTTGTCCAGCGGGTTGTCGAGGCCTATGCCCGACGGGACGAACGCAAAACAGCCAAGCCTCAGCGTCGATAG
- the rpsP gene encoding 30S ribosomal protein S16: MIKLRLKRFGKKREASFRLVACNSTSRRDGRPLQELGFYNPRTKETRLDTEAIRERLGQGAQPTDVVRTLLERGGLLEKTVRSAETVGKAKQAAKREADAKQAAKDAADAKAAEAEAAASDSAEAESTEG; the protein is encoded by the coding sequence ATGATCAAGCTCCGCCTGAAGCGGTTTGGCAAGAAGCGGGAAGCGAGCTTCCGCCTCGTGGCCTGTAACAGCACCTCTCGTCGGGACGGTCGTCCCCTCCAGGAGCTGGGCTTCTACAACCCGCGGACGAAGGAAACGCGTCTCGATACCGAGGCCATCCGTGAGCGTTTGGGTCAGGGTGCCCAGCCCACCGATGTCGTGCGCACGCTGCTCGAGCGCGGCGGTCTTCTTGAAAAGACCGTGCGTTCTGCAGAAACTGTCGGTAAGGCCAAGCAAGCGGCCAAGCGTGAGGCTGATGCCAAGCAGGCCGCTAAGGATGCTGCTGATGCCAAGGCTGCTGAAGCTGAAGCGGCTGCTTCCGATTCCGCTGAAGCCGAATCCACCGAGGGCTGA
- the ffh gene encoding signal recognition particle protein, with protein sequence MFDELSARFEDAVKGLRGQDTISESNVDGALKDVRRALLEADVSLPVVKDFVAEVRDKAVGAEVVRGVNPDQKFIQVVHEQLVEVMGGDNAPLAKAAEAPTVVLMAGLQGAGKTTATAKLGLHLKDQGRRALMVGADVYRPAAIEQLKTLGAQIDVEVFSLGAEAKPEDIAAAGLAKAKQEGFDTLLVDTAGRLQIDTEMMEEMVRIRSAVQPDEVLLVVDSMIGQEAAELTRAFHDQVGITGAVLTKLDGDSRGGAALSIRKVSGQPIKFIGTGEKVEALQPFHPERMASRILGMGDVLTLVEKAQKEVELADVEKMQKKLQEATFDFSDFVKQMRLIKRMGSLGGLMKMIPGMNKIDDGMLKQGEQQLKRIEAMIGSMTQQERENPDLLAGQPSRRRRIASGSGHQPADVDKVLADFQKMRGFMQQMSQGGMPGMGGMPGMPGMGGMPGMGGMPGMGGMPAAGGRPGRGGPPKRQRPAKKKKGFGDL encoded by the coding sequence ATGTTCGACGAGCTTTCAGCCCGTTTTGAGGATGCGGTCAAGGGGCTGCGGGGACAGGACACGATCAGCGAGAGCAACGTCGATGGGGCGCTGAAGGACGTCCGTCGGGCGTTGCTTGAAGCGGATGTGAGCCTGCCGGTGGTGAAGGACTTCGTCGCTGAGGTCCGCGATAAAGCCGTCGGCGCTGAAGTGGTGCGAGGGGTCAACCCGGATCAAAAGTTCATCCAGGTGGTCCATGAGCAGCTGGTGGAGGTCATGGGGGGTGATAACGCTCCTTTGGCCAAGGCGGCCGAGGCTCCCACCGTCGTGCTGATGGCTGGCCTCCAAGGTGCGGGTAAGACCACCGCCACGGCCAAGCTTGGTCTGCACCTCAAGGACCAGGGACGTCGAGCCCTGATGGTGGGTGCCGACGTCTATCGGCCAGCGGCTATCGAGCAGCTCAAGACGTTGGGTGCTCAGATCGATGTGGAGGTGTTCAGCCTCGGAGCTGAAGCCAAGCCAGAGGACATCGCCGCGGCTGGTTTGGCTAAAGCGAAGCAGGAGGGGTTCGACACCCTCCTGGTGGACACCGCCGGCCGTCTCCAGATCGACACCGAGATGATGGAGGAGATGGTGCGGATCCGTTCCGCCGTGCAGCCCGATGAGGTGCTGCTGGTGGTGGATTCGATGATTGGCCAGGAGGCGGCCGAGCTCACCCGTGCCTTCCACGATCAGGTGGGCATTACTGGAGCAGTTCTCACCAAACTCGACGGTGACTCCCGCGGCGGTGCGGCCCTCTCGATCCGCAAGGTGAGCGGTCAGCCGATCAAGTTCATCGGTACTGGCGAGAAGGTGGAGGCGCTGCAGCCGTTCCATCCCGAACGGATGGCCAGTCGCATCCTCGGCATGGGTGATGTGCTGACGCTGGTGGAGAAGGCCCAGAAGGAGGTCGAACTCGCCGACGTCGAGAAGATGCAGAAGAAGCTTCAGGAGGCGACGTTTGACTTTTCGGACTTCGTGAAGCAGATGCGCTTGATCAAGCGCATGGGTTCGCTCGGTGGCCTGATGAAAATGATCCCGGGCATGAACAAAATCGACGACGGCATGCTCAAGCAGGGAGAGCAGCAGTTGAAGCGCATCGAGGCCATGATCGGCTCGATGACACAGCAGGAGCGGGAAAACCCCGACTTGCTGGCGGGTCAACCCTCAAGACGTCGGCGGATTGCCAGCGGCAGCGGTCATCAGCCCGCTGATGTGGACAAGGTGCTGGCCGACTTCCAGAAAATGCGTGGCTTCATGCAGCAGATGAGTCAGGGCGGTATGCCAGGAATGGGTGGCATGCCTGGAATGCCAGGGATGGGTGGAATGCCGGGGATGGGTGGAATGCCAGGAATGGGTGGCATGCCTGCTGCCGGTGGCCGCCCCGGTCGCGGCGGACCGCCCAAGCGGCAGCGACCGGCCAAGAAGAAGAAAGGCTTCGGGGATCTGTGA
- a CDS encoding ARC6/PARC6 family protein has translation MDLPIDHFRLLGVSPSAEPEAILRRLQTRCDSPPDQGFTHEALLQRADLLRRSADLLTDPSDRADYEAALLRLSESHPNGTVGLDLPTSSEVAGLILLWEAHGAVEAFQLARQGLQPPQAPALGSGREADLTLLAALACRDAALEEQDQRRYESAAQLLIDGIQLQQRMGKLPDQQRLLEDALQALTPFRILDLLSRDLGDQDSHQRGLTLLDELVVARGGLEAAEVDGDHQGSLTQADFESFFHQIRRFLTVQEQIDLFSRWFEGGAADAGFLTVLALTAAGFSRRKPEFLEQARERIQTLANADLDPMPLMGCLDLLLGNVKDAERHFAVLRDADLQAWFLNHPGDRLAAQCEYCRAWLERDVLPGYRDVDASVADLDAWFADRDVQGYVDRLDRKASRQPLTEEMPLDWSTAGTASLDSSFDLGEPDPDAESEDLAVPLPFLQQRWVRSAAAALALLGIAVGGLALVRRNLDYAPLVPETISETTEVEEKDVEEKDVEEQIVDVFPSRSADEPVASLKPALRPSAPSKPLVSDAPTEAELQALVQGWLDAKALALSGQPADLSVVARDPLLKRVERERAVDAAAGRSKSIDASITSIEVLDRKPLRIELRAQVAYSDRLQGADGAVIEETAPSDFSVTYVLGRDGTQWRLHDYMPGS, from the coding sequence TTGGATCTGCCCATTGATCATTTCCGACTCCTGGGCGTCAGTCCATCGGCAGAGCCAGAAGCGATTCTGCGCCGGTTGCAAACCCGTTGCGACAGTCCGCCGGACCAGGGATTCACCCACGAAGCGCTGCTCCAGCGGGCCGACCTCCTGCGTCGATCCGCCGACCTGCTGACCGACCCCTCCGACAGGGCTGACTACGAAGCTGCCTTGCTACGCCTCAGTGAATCCCATCCGAACGGAACGGTGGGGTTGGATCTCCCGACCAGCAGCGAGGTGGCCGGTCTGATTCTGCTCTGGGAGGCCCACGGGGCTGTTGAGGCTTTTCAACTGGCACGGCAGGGGCTCCAGCCTCCTCAGGCACCAGCCCTTGGCAGCGGCCGTGAAGCGGATCTGACTCTCCTGGCTGCCCTGGCCTGTCGCGATGCTGCGCTGGAGGAGCAGGACCAACGTCGCTATGAGTCGGCTGCTCAACTGCTGATCGACGGCATCCAGCTGCAACAGCGGATGGGCAAGCTGCCCGATCAGCAGCGCCTGCTGGAAGACGCGTTGCAGGCGCTCACACCCTTCCGGATTCTGGATCTGCTCAGCCGTGATCTTGGTGATCAGGACTCACACCAACGGGGCTTGACCCTGCTGGATGAGTTGGTCGTGGCCCGTGGTGGTCTGGAGGCTGCCGAGGTAGATGGCGATCACCAAGGAAGCCTGACTCAGGCCGATTTTGAATCGTTTTTTCACCAGATCCGCCGCTTTTTGACGGTTCAGGAGCAGATCGATCTGTTCAGTCGCTGGTTTGAGGGAGGCGCTGCTGATGCTGGTTTCCTCACGGTTCTGGCGCTGACCGCCGCTGGTTTCTCGCGGCGTAAGCCCGAGTTCCTCGAGCAGGCGCGCGAGCGGATACAAACGCTTGCCAATGCCGACCTCGACCCCATGCCGCTGATGGGCTGTCTGGATCTGCTGTTGGGCAACGTCAAGGATGCCGAGCGGCACTTCGCTGTTCTGCGTGATGCAGACCTGCAGGCCTGGTTCCTGAATCATCCCGGTGACCGGCTCGCTGCCCAATGTGAGTACTGCCGAGCCTGGCTTGAGCGCGATGTCTTGCCCGGTTATCGCGATGTCGACGCATCGGTAGCTGACCTAGATGCCTGGTTTGCCGATCGTGATGTGCAGGGTTACGTCGATCGTCTCGATCGCAAGGCCTCGCGCCAGCCCCTTACCGAAGAGATGCCCCTGGACTGGTCAACAGCAGGGACGGCATCACTCGATTCCTCGTTCGACCTGGGTGAACCGGATCCGGATGCTGAGTCCGAAGACTTGGCCGTGCCGCTGCCGTTCTTGCAGCAACGCTGGGTACGTTCTGCTGCTGCGGCTCTGGCGCTGCTCGGGATCGCCGTTGGAGGCCTCGCCCTCGTCAGACGCAATTTGGATTACGCGCCACTGGTACCGGAAACGATTTCAGAAACCACGGAGGTTGAAGAGAAAGACGTTGAAGAGAAAGACGTTGAAGAGCAAATAGTCGACGTTTTTCCATCGCGGTCGGCCGATGAGCCCGTCGCGAGCCTGAAGCCGGCCCTGCGGCCCTCCGCTCCCTCCAAACCGCTCGTTAGCGATGCGCCGACGGAAGCGGAGCTGCAGGCTTTGGTGCAGGGATGGCTCGATGCCAAGGCTTTGGCTTTGTCCGGTCAGCCGGCGGACCTCTCCGTTGTGGCGAGGGACCCCCTGTTGAAGCGCGTGGAGCGTGAACGGGCCGTTGACGCGGCCGCAGGGCGGTCTAAGTCGATTGATGCCTCAATTACCAGCATCGAAGTGTTGGACAGAAAACCTCTGAGAATTGAGCTGCGGGCCCAGGTGGCCTACAGCGATCGTCTCCAGGGTGCTGATGGTGCTGTCATCGAAGAGACAGCACCGAGTGATTTCAGCGTGACCTATGTGCTCGGCAGGGACGGAACCCAATGGCGTTTGCATGACTACATGCCGGGATCCTGA
- the pdhA gene encoding pyruvate dehydrogenase (acetyl-transferring) E1 component subunit alpha, whose amino-acid sequence MGQDLAVDSAPIGTATAGPHAERLSKLVTAQRASVDRDTGLDLYRDMTLGRRFEDKCAEMYYRGKMFGFVHLYNGQEAVSTGVIGAMKRQHDWFCSTYRDHVHALSAGVPAREVMSELFGKETGCSKGRGGSMHLFSKEHHLLGGFAFIAEGIPVALGSAFTSRYKRDALGDASSNSVTAAFFGDGTCNNGQFFECMNMAQLWKLPIIFVVENNKWAIGMSHDRATSDPEIWRKASSFGMAGEEVDGMDVLAVRAAALRAVERARAGEGPTLLECLTYRFRGHSLADPDELRAEEEKQFWAKRDPLKALERDLTDAGLVNSDELRAIEKEIDGIVQDCVDFALSAPEPDPSELTRYIWAED is encoded by the coding sequence ATGGGTCAGGACCTCGCTGTCGATTCCGCTCCGATTGGCACTGCGACTGCTGGTCCCCACGCCGAACGGCTCTCAAAACTGGTCACAGCACAACGGGCCAGCGTGGACCGGGACACGGGCCTTGACCTCTACAGGGACATGACCCTGGGCAGGCGCTTCGAGGACAAATGCGCCGAGATGTACTACCGCGGCAAGATGTTCGGCTTTGTTCATCTGTACAACGGTCAGGAAGCTGTCAGCACCGGTGTGATCGGTGCCATGAAGCGTCAGCACGACTGGTTCTGCAGCACATACCGCGATCACGTCCATGCCTTGAGCGCCGGCGTACCCGCCCGCGAGGTCATGAGTGAACTCTTCGGCAAAGAGACCGGTTGCAGCAAAGGTCGCGGCGGTTCGATGCACCTTTTTTCCAAGGAGCATCACCTGCTTGGTGGTTTTGCCTTCATCGCTGAAGGGATCCCCGTGGCGCTCGGGTCGGCCTTCACCAGCCGGTACAAACGCGATGCCCTCGGCGATGCCTCCAGCAACTCAGTGACTGCTGCGTTCTTCGGTGATGGAACCTGCAACAACGGTCAGTTTTTCGAGTGCATGAACATGGCGCAGCTGTGGAAGCTGCCGATCATTTTCGTGGTCGAAAACAACAAGTGGGCCATCGGGATGTCCCACGACCGGGCCACCAGTGATCCAGAGATCTGGCGCAAGGCCAGCTCCTTCGGTATGGCCGGTGAGGAAGTGGATGGAATGGACGTTCTGGCGGTGCGGGCAGCAGCCCTACGGGCCGTAGAACGGGCCAGGGCCGGCGAAGGTCCGACCCTGTTGGAATGCCTGACCTATCGCTTCCGTGGGCACTCCCTCGCTGATCCAGACGAACTGCGCGCGGAGGAGGAAAAGCAGTTCTGGGCCAAACGTGATCCCCTCAAAGCTCTGGAACGGGATCTGACAGACGCAGGCCTGGTGAATAGCGATGAACTACGCGCGATCGAGAAGGAGATCGACGGAATCGTTCAGGACTGTGTTGACTTCGCCCTCTCAGCACCAGAGCCCGACCCATCGGAACTCACGCGCTACATCTGGGCTGAAGACTGA